The following are from one region of the Muntiacus reevesi chromosome 3, mMunRee1.1, whole genome shotgun sequence genome:
- the FAM136A gene encoding protein FAM136A, whose product MWAPAQPGTARVAMAELQQQLRVQEAVDSMVKSLERENIRKMQGLMFRCSAACCEESQASMQQVHQCIERCHAPLAQAQALVTSELEKFQDRLARCTMYCNDKAKDSIDAGSKELQVKRQLETCVTKCVDDHMNLIPTMTRKMKESLSSMGK is encoded by the exons ATGTGGGCGCCGGCGCAGCCGGGAACCGCGCGGGTCGCCATGGCGGAGCTGCAGCAGCAACTCCGGGTGCAGGAGGCGGTGGACTCCATGGTGAAGAGTCTGGAGAGGGAGAATATCCGGAAGATGCAG GGCCTTATGTTCCGGTGCAGCGCCGCCTGTTGTGAGGAAAGCCAGGCGTCCATGCAGCAAGTGCACCAGTGCATTGAGCGCTGCCATGCACCTCTGGCCCAAGCCCAGGCCCTGGTGACCAGCGAGCTGGAGAAGTTCCAG GACCGCCTGGCCCGGTGCACTATGTATTGCAATGACAAGGCCAAAGATTCGATAGATGCAGGGAGTAAGGAGCTTCAGGTGAAGCGGCAGCTGGAGACCTGCGTGACCAAGTGTGTGGATGACCACATGAACCTCATCCCAACCATGACCAGGAAGATGAAGGAGTCGCTCTCATCCATGGGGAAATAG